In the genome of Desulfuromonas sp. DDH964, one region contains:
- a CDS encoding NADH-quinone oxidoreductase subunit M has translation MTEHLLSLITFLPLLGVVFLLFFPRDNEGLLKGFTLVVSLVTFVISLPLAFNDVFKTTADMQYVEFARWITIGDYFQMNYNVGIDGISLWLVLLTTFIMPIAVLSTWNAVEKYTKGFMALLLLLETAMLGAFISLDLFLFYIFWELMLIPMYFLIGIWGGKNRIYAAVKFFIFTAVGSLLMLVAIIFVYYQALQAGMPFDNGFSIADFYKLSIAPDLQVWLFAAFAFSFAIKVPMFPVHTWLPDAHTEAPTAGSVILAAILLKMGTYGYVRFAMPLFPDATQMFIPFLSTLAVIGIIYGALVAMMQDDVKKLVAYSSVSHLGFVMLGVFAMNIQGLQGGMLQMINHGISTGALFLIVGFIYERRHTREIKEFGGLAKVMPIFATIFMIITFSSIGLPGTNGFVGEFLVLIGAFESELRWFAVVATSGVILAAVYMLWMFQRVMFGELKNPKNENLKDLSLREIVIMLPLLVFVFWIGVAPNPFFEKMNPSLERLIEQVKGKQQVAVVEKVEMPSHMGHGHE, from the coding sequence ATGACCGAACATCTTCTCAGCCTGATAACCTTCCTCCCGCTTTTGGGGGTTGTGTTCCTGCTCTTCTTCCCCAGGGATAACGAAGGGCTGCTCAAGGGCTTCACGCTGGTGGTGAGCCTGGTGACCTTTGTCATCAGCCTGCCGCTCGCTTTCAACGATGTCTTCAAAACCACGGCCGACATGCAGTACGTCGAATTCGCGCGCTGGATCACCATCGGCGATTATTTCCAGATGAACTACAACGTCGGCATCGACGGCATCAGCCTCTGGCTGGTCCTGCTGACGACCTTCATCATGCCGATTGCGGTCCTCTCGACCTGGAACGCGGTGGAGAAGTACACCAAGGGGTTCATGGCGCTGCTGCTGCTGCTGGAGACGGCGATGCTCGGTGCCTTCATCTCCCTCGACCTCTTCCTCTTCTACATCTTCTGGGAACTGATGCTGATCCCGATGTACTTCCTGATCGGCATCTGGGGCGGCAAGAACCGCATCTACGCCGCGGTCAAGTTCTTTATCTTCACCGCCGTCGGTTCCCTGCTGATGCTGGTGGCGATTATCTTCGTCTACTACCAGGCGCTCCAGGCCGGCATGCCCTTTGACAACGGCTTCAGCATTGCCGACTTCTACAAGCTTTCCATCGCTCCGGATCTCCAGGTCTGGCTCTTCGCCGCCTTCGCTTTCTCCTTTGCGATCAAGGTGCCGATGTTCCCGGTGCACACCTGGTTGCCCGATGCCCATACCGAAGCGCCGACCGCCGGCTCCGTGATCCTGGCGGCCATCCTGCTGAAGATGGGAACCTACGGTTACGTTCGCTTCGCCATGCCGCTCTTCCCCGACGCCACCCAGATGTTCATCCCCTTCCTCTCGACGCTGGCGGTGATCGGTATCATCTACGGCGCCCTGGTGGCGATGATGCAGGACGACGTCAAGAAACTGGTCGCCTACTCCTCGGTCTCCCACCTCGGTTTCGTCATGCTCGGCGTTTTCGCCATGAACATCCAGGGGCTGCAGGGCGGCATGCTGCAGATGATCAACCACGGCATCTCGACCGGCGCGCTCTTCCTTATCGTCGGCTTTATCTACGAGCGGCGCCACACCCGCGAGATCAAGGAGTTTGGCGGTCTCGCCAAGGTGATGCCGATCTTCGCGACGATCTTCATGATCATCACCTTCAGCTCCATCGGCCTGCCGGGGACCAACGGTTTCGTCGGTGAATTCCTGGTCCTGATCGGCGCCTTCGAGAGCGAGCTGCGCTGGTTTGCGGTGGTGGCGACCAGCGGTGTCATTCTGGCCGCGGTCTACATGCTCTGGATGTTCCAGCGGGTGATGTTCGGCGAGTTGAAGAACCCGAAGAACGAAAATCTCAAGGATCTTTCCCTGCGCGAAATCGTCATCATGCTGCCGCTGCTGGTCTTCGTCTTCTGGATCGGGGTCGCACCCAATCCCTTTTTCGAGAAGATGAATCCCTCGCTGGAGCGCCTCATCGAGCAGGTCAAAGGGAAACAGCAGGTCGCGGTGGTCGAGAAGGTAGAGATGCCCAGCCACATGGGCCATGGCCACGAGTAA